Within Mongoliitalea daihaiensis, the genomic segment ATTTTCTCCATTGCTTTTTCACGATCGCTTAGATCGCTTTCTAAATCCGAAGCTTCATCTGAATCCCGTTCTTCTTGGGATTTATCTCCTGATTTATCATCCTTCTTTTCTGATTCCGAAGCTTCATCTTCCTCACTCTTTTCATCACCTTCTCCATCTTTGCTTTCTTTAGAGTCCTTTTGCTGGTCCTGATCTTCCTGATCCTGGTTTTCGTCTTGATTTTCCTGATCATCACCTTCTGAATCATCCTGATCTTCTTGATCTGGATTCTCTTCCAACCAACGGCTTAGCAATTCATAATTGTACCGTGCTTCTTCATTTCGGGGTTCTTTGATTAAGGCAAATTTGAATGATTCCAAAGCTTCCTTATATTTTTTCTGAGCAGCTTGAATGACTCCAACCTGATTGGAGGCAAAGGATGCCAAGCCCTTATCTGCGTCGCTAAATAAACTTGAATAGCTGCGCTGTGCTTCTTCTAATTGATTGTTGTAGTGATAACTGAGGGCCAAGTTGAAGGTGAGGTTGCTATCCGTAATCTTAAAATCTGAACCAAGTAGTAGATGTTTTTCAACTGAGCTTTCATAGTCTGCTTTCGCATAGGAATTACTAGCATCTCGGATAGCAGCATTTTTTCTCCCGATCTCCGTCCAAGAATTTGGGAAGAAAAGTAAGAATAACCAGATCAAACGAATTAACAGCATGGATTATAATTTTATGGTTCGAACAGGTAGGATCATGTCAAATATGGCAAGTGCAAGTGCAGCCAACAAAAAATAGAAGAATTTATTGGCAGATGCTTCGATCATTCTTGATCCCATCAAAGTTCCTTCTTGTCGCTCGATGGCAGCAATTAAGTTTGGGATTTCTTGGGCTTCATCGCTCAATTCAAAGTACTCACCATCGGTTTGGCTAGCGATCAACTTTAAATTGTTGTTTTCCAAACGTGTGATAGCAGGCTGATTGGTTTTTGAATCGATAATTACGGAATTACCTCTTGGAATGGTACTTCCTTGACTCGTTCCTACACCCAAGGTAAAAACTTTTATTCCTTGATTGGACATTTGGGAAGTAATATCACGAAAGTTGTCAGCAAAGTCCTCTCCGTCTGAAATGAAGATAACGGATTTTGATTTGATTTCCTGACTTTCCTCTGCTTCGAATTTGCTCAGTGCCATAGCCAAAGGCGCACTTAAATCTGTTCCTTGATTTGGCACAAGTCCAGTATTTAACCCATCAATGTGCAACTGTAATACGTTTTGGTCAAATGTCAACGGGCATTGAATAAATGCTTCTGATGAAAAAATAATCAAACCAATCCGGTCACCTGAAAATGTTTTAACCAAATTTTTCAACTCAAATTTGGTTCGTTGCAAGCGGCTAGGACCGATGTCGGTTGCATTCATCGATTGAGATAAATCGATAGCTATGAAAATATCTTTTCCCTCTTCTTTAATCTCTTTAAGGGAAGTTCCTATGGATGGACCTGCCATTGCGATCAAAAACAAGATGAAATAGGCTGTTCTTAAAAACAATTTGATAAACAGTCTATGTCTGCTTACTTTTAGTTTCTGATTAATTCTATAAAATCTATATAAGTAGCCCAAGTAAAGCAGCCCAAAAGCAATGGCTAGCCACGTGTACATCGAAATATCAGGATATGCCCAAATCATGGCCTGAAATTACTAATTATCGAGCAAAAGAAAAGTAATTGAAGTTTAATCATAGAATTTTTAACAGTTAGCGGAAAATATACGTTATTGAGTTGAATTTCATAGAACCGATTAGTTTTGTTAAGACTGAGCTTTATAATACTATTTTTACTCCCCATTGTCTTACGTGCACAAGAGACAAGAGTTTTGGAGGGGTATGTTTTTGAGTTGCCTTTAGAATCTTCTTTGCTAGGAGCAAATATTTATTGGCAGTCCAATCCTCAAAGTGGAGTGGTGTCTGATATTGATGGAAAATTTAGCATTCCAGTAATCTCTTTACCTGCTACTTTAGTAATTTCATTTGTAGGCTTTGAAACTGCTAGTAGACAAATAACGGCCAAAGATGTAACAAATTCTGTCCGTTTTTTCTTAAAGCCCGAAGATCTTTCTTTACAGGAAATTATTGTACGTGAACGAATTCCGGATCAAAATGTCCGTGGATTGGATTTAGGAAAGTCTTCTGTCCCCATCGAAACGA encodes:
- a CDS encoding vWA domain-containing protein, with product MIWAYPDISMYTWLAIAFGLLYLGYLYRFYRINQKLKVSRHRLFIKLFLRTAYFILFLIAMAGPSIGTSLKEIKEEGKDIFIAIDLSQSMNATDIGPSRLQRTKFELKNLVKTFSGDRIGLIIFSSEAFIQCPLTFDQNVLQLHIDGLNTGLVPNQGTDLSAPLAMALSKFEAEESQEIKSKSVIFISDGEDFADNFRDITSQMSNQGIKVFTLGVGTSQGSTIPRGNSVIIDSKTNQPAITRLENNNLKLIASQTDGEYFELSDEAQEIPNLIAAIERQEGTLMGSRMIEASANKFFYFLLAALALAIFDMILPVRTIKL